acgactactcagcagcctgttgacaacttggctaaagaccccagagccaagttgacccgacactataccgaagatatcccggacgtcagcctatacgagattagtgtggctctcaaacacctgaagaacaataaggcgccaggtgaggacggaatcacagcagaactcctgaaagcgggtggaaaaccgatacttaaagtccttcagcgattgttcaattccgtcattcacgagggcacgatgcctgaggcgtggcataggagcgtggtggttctgttcttcaaaaaaggtgacaacaccttgctgaagaattacagacccatctcgctgctaagccatgtttacaaattgttctcgagagtcattacgaatcgtctcgctaataggtttgacgacttccagcctcccgaacaagccggtttccgaaaaggttttagtaccatagaccacatccatacgctgcggcaggttatacagaagactcacgagtataaccagccactttgcttagcgtttgtggactatgagaaagccttcgattcggtggaaacctgggctgtgctaaggtcattgcagagatgccgaattgattacaggtatatccaagcgttgaagtgcttgtacgaaaacgccactatgtcagtccgtattcaggatcagactacgaggccaatccagttgcagcgaggagtgcgtcagggagatgtgatctctccgaagctatttaccgccgcattggaagacgtctttaagcttctggactggggcggacttggcatcaacatcaatggcgagtacatcactcaactgcggttcgcggacgatgtagtcatcatggcacagactctggatgaccttagtaccatgctcaatgacctcagcagcgtttctcaacaggtgggcctgaaaatgaacatgggcaaaacaaaaataatgtgtaatgctcatgtatcgctccacccagttatagttgagaacgctgcactcgaaattgtagacgaatacatatacctaggacatatgatccagttaggtaggtccaatttcgagaaagaggtgaaccgtcgaatccaactcggctgggctgcattcgggaaacttcgcgacatcttttcgtccgaaattcctcagtgcctgaagacaaaagtcttcgaacagtgcgtgttgccagtgatgacctatggttccgagacttggtcgctaactatgggcctcataagaaggctcagagtcacacagcgggcgatggaacgagctatgttaggagtatctctgcgtgatcgaatcagaaatgaggagatccgcagaagaaccaaagtcaccgacatagctcaacgagttgcgaagctgaagtggcaatgggcggggcacatagtgcgaagagccgatggacgttggggtcccaaagtgctggaatggcgaccccgcactagtaagcgcagtgttggccgaccccccaccaggtggactgacgacatcaagcgagtcgcagggattcgctggatgcagatggctcagtatcgtgatgtttggaagtccctacaaaaggcctatgtcctgcagtggacgtccatcggctgatatgatgatgatgatgatgatgattaagtcAAGCATGTTTTGTTTACTAATTTTGTCTTTCagattatcattaaaaaaaccatgatttttaatatttaaaccgaAAGTATAATAATCATCTCTGAATTTATCAAGCAGTTGTAAATTTGTGAGTAAAAGCAGTtagatctttattaaaaataatactaaattacagttaattttattttataaccaaaaattaatgaaatttacaTTTTGTGTTCCAAAATGCTTTCCATAGTCAAAATGTCACTAAATGCAAAactcctcctccaatacaggtttgtaaagagttctcagggtaggtagtgcatttttgcatcgaTGAAGTGCTCGCCACTGTTGAGAACCTccccttttttttaagtcagttaaaTAAAGAGCAAAAACCGTTGGTAGAGTTAGGTCAGAACTTATATGGTTAATAATACTCACCagtcgagagccgtgatagcccagtgagagccgtgatagcccagtaagagccgtgatagcccagtgagagccgtgatagcccagtggatacaacctctgccatcgattccggagggtgtgggttcgaatccggtccggggcatacacctccaacttttcacttatgtgcattttaagaaattgaatatcacgtgtctcaaacggtgaaggaaaacatcgtgaggaaacctgcataccagagaaatttctcaattctctgcatgtgtgaagtctgccaatccgcattgtgccagcgtggtggacctaacccctctcattctgagaggagactcgagctcagcagtgagccgaatatgggttgataacgacgactcaCCAGTCGCGTCTCGTGATGAGGTGGTCGACGACAGTGCCGGGGTCAGGGTTGGCGTACTCCGGCCCCTGGCGGAGGAAGATCCGCGTGTTGATCCGCTTCTGCACCACGATGTACGTGATGTTGGGCTTGTAACTCTCGCCGAAGGACGATATCTCGATCTGCATCTGCCTGATCTCGTATTCCTTCAACTGCTTCAGTTGGCCGTCGCCGACTCCGTCCCTGTGgtgatcaaaatatttttttaaaactcggACTCGACCACCAAGCGTCTCCTCCGTAggatcattatattataatagtccAGGAATCGAATTGCGCAGTTTTTGCCGAGCTTGTCCCGCAATTCAGCTTCAAAATAGACCCCCcgttttttaagatttaatttcaaataaatacataataataaacatatagtgcaacataaaagtactacaaaataaaaaaaaactcgctATGTGGCAACACCAGAGGTGGTCCATtttaggtccactcttgtaccccgtaccattataatttaaaaaatacaaggattttaataaaatttattaaactaaataaaaagaaataaataaaataaaaacccaagtttttgagttatatcaagatggcgcccataaagtaactatgacatgacaattgacagcaaacgtcaaatcgattactgcattgattgacgtcatctatccgctattattacccatattagtgtttcttaggagataatgaatattatttcgaaagaattaaaataaattcgtaatttgtataatcaaaaatagttaaaaaaaatatcttctattatttccgctagggtacaatgactgatcctaggCCCCATACAATTtttgaccatctcctttactgtcattatcacaaagatctgtcattatagAAACCAATCgttattgatagttttatcagattattaaaatcatagtggAAATTCGGATAATATACACACACTATAAAACCCCAAAGTAAGCCTATAATAACCTGTGTTGTGGTTAATAAATCTACTAGTCTATGGTTAATAATAACTACTAGTCGCTTTGGAGTAGTATGGCAGGTCTTATCTCCATATCCCCCCTCTTCTATAAAAAGGGAGGCCTGTTCTAGTCGTGGGCCGTTCAAATAAGATGATAatcataataaaacaaactcGACTAACCTGTAAATGATAATCCTTTGCGGCAAGACGCCATTAACACGTAGATAGTGTTTGAGCGCCTCCACGACGCAGAACTTGGCGCAGTCCCCGATCTCCTGACCTTTCTCTTGGAACATCACCTTCGAGTACCAGTTCGTCATCGACATGTTGTATGAGGCCACGAAAGCTGAAGGTAGaaagcacagaataaagaataaaaggcagatagagcgcacgcaatcatcatcattatcaacccatattcggctcactgctgaactcgagtctcttctcagaatgagagggattaggtatagtccaccacgctggcccaatgcggattggcagacttcacacatgcagagaatcaagaaaattctctatgtatgcaggtttcctcacgatgttttcttcaccgtttgagacacgtgatatttaatttcttaaaatgcacacaactgaaaagttggaggtgcatgcccaggactggattcgaacccaaaccctccggaatcaaaggcagaggtcatatccactgggctatcacggctctactatatctatactaaagaggaaatatttgattgtctgcttttttgaattgaataggctctgaaactactaaaccgatttgaaaaattctttcacttttgGCTTCACTTTAGCTACACTACTcccaagtgctataggctatatttaggCGTAGAGCCATTCTAGAAGGGTTTTTTGACCTGAGTGTATTAGCCCGGACACCTTAAGTTAAAAAACCCACATCCAGGTGACGTCacgcttgtgtttgtgttgcctgggaagtaTTGTCGTTGTAACTGTGGACAAAATGACATTGCCCAAGTGGCTGGTGAGGATTGGATGAAGTCAGGAGTTCGAGGAAAATGGAAactgctggaggaggcctatacccaagacAATGGGATTCATACAAACACAATATAAATGCCCCAACTAATTGGGTACTGTCGATGCTCAATTCGTTGATTGCTCAGCTCCaagatctagatatttttgatataaaacttcatgtatttattgatattgtaaacagctgtgaattttaattttatagaaatatgcaatttatgtgtttgtattgtatagtgattatattgtaatttgtttatctgttatattgtaagtctgtactttgtatgcgttttggcttagctgtaagcatactaaggatatatataattaataaataaataaaaagaaaaattctattaaaaattgtataactaacttgtataaattgaataaagatttttattgttattattattaactgtgGACAAAAGCTTGATGCCTTATACCCGAAGGGgcccattattaactagtacataaattaattattaagacaaatatatagattagttagaatagttttaagatattgttaaatactatctaaatgggaaaaataaagcttattattattattattattattattattattaaaagcatGACGTCATAAACttgtcaattaaataaaaaaaaaatactcaccaAAAACACTATTTTTCTTCATTTGCCCTTCGTGGTAGGAGTCGATGCCGACCACCATGGTGTTCTTGCACGGAATGCTAATGTGCCATAACGTGCCACCGAGCTTGCAGTTCATTTGCAGCAGTATCTTCTGAGTGATTGATCGGATTTTTTGGCTATTTGACAACGTGCGAGCGTTTATCACCTGAATATATCAAaacgtttaaataaatttgaaatgtctgtctgtcacttaTAAATAACTGCTTGTTGTTCTATTTATATTAGTTACATAGAAGACTTTATTTGTTTGGTTAGACACACTTAGCTCAATAACTACAggttcgaattgaaaaattttcgTGTTGAatagtaatataggctataatatatgcatcacgtgtcacaaacggtaaaggatcgtaaggaaacctgcattcttGAGAATATCCCTAattcttcgtgtgtgaagtctgccaatccgcattgagccagtgtggtggacttttATCTTAAGTCCTCTCAATTTGAGTAGAAACTCGTGCTcgacaatgagccgaatatgggtttttaatgatccACAATAAAATGAAGACATGAACCAAAGTATGTAAAAACGAGGCTGTCAAGTTTGTCCATATATCgtcatagcctcaatagctcaacggtcggactcatcaccgagagtggtggttcgatccccgctccgttggtctattgtcgtacccactcgtagcaaagtctttcccgactagttgaaggggaatgggaacTCTATcctattcatattataaacaagatgtttgttactttttaacgctgtaactactgaagcgattttgctctggattaacacataggcataaCACTTTTGTTATCAAACACCCATGTTTTGATAACAAAACCAAAGGCAAAGTAAGGTCATGTCAGAGGGCAATGGAGCGCAGTAtgctgaaattgaaaaaaaatccataaagtCAGACAAAAAATGATCAGAGAAAGAACCAGAGTCACGGATGCCTTAAAACATGCCTTGAAACAAAAATTGCAATGGGCAGGACATGTATCGCGGTTGAAAGACGACAGGTGGACACTTACCGTCATTGAATGGCAGGGTCCACTAGGCAAAaggagagttttttttttttttttttaatctttacaagttagcccttgactacaatctcacctgatggtaagtgatgatgcagtcaaagatggaagcgggctaacttgttaggaggaggatgaaaatccacacccctttcggtttctacacagcatcgtaccggaacgctaaatcgcttggcggtacgtctttgccggtagggtggtaactagccacggtcgaagcctcccaccagccagacctggacaaattaagaaaatctaaatctgcccagccggggatcgaacccaggacctccgtcttgtaaatccaccgcgcacaccattgcgccacggaggccgtcaaaagagtTGGCAGACCTCAGAAGTGCTGGACAGATGACATTGCTCAAGTGGCTGGTAGGGATTGGATGAGGTCAGGACGGGACAGAGGAAAGTGGAAactgctggaggaggcctatacccaagacaatataaaaagaaaaaaaaaatctattaaaaagaaaaattgtattactaatttgtatgaaataaataaagactttattattactataacacttttaatcccggaaaaattcatgggtCCCGCGAGAGTTGTGAAAAACATAGGAACTagtaattgaaattgaaaaattatttaaaaaaaaaaacaaaaaaaatatataagtcaCGTAGATTACCTGTGAGGGTATAGGGTTTTCAGCACAGCATATTCTCTTGATAGCCGCATACCGATCGTCCCTCTGCGAGGGCGATATGGCCACGACGAGCTGCAGCTGCGACGTGATATGCTTCTTCAGCGCCGCGATGTATGTCTCCGGGCGATCGTTGGGCAAACGAACGAGGTCCGGCTTCGATACAGTTATGCCCATCGGTCCACTGCACCGTTTTAATGTTTCGACGAAATCCTGTAAcagaaatacaaacaaaacatcAAACCAAAATCCATTTCATGTTACAAGCGTCAAGATTGAAGATGTGTAAAGACTACTACTGTTCGAAAGTTATGTTCTGCTGAGACAAGCCGGCCAGAAATTAACAGTTACTCCTAAACATTTATGGCTCTTGTATATGGGAAGAAAGGAGATAGTCCATTTCAAGCCAGGTCCTATGTACCATAtaccataaaaattaaaaaaatacaagaattttattaaataaaaataaaacatacataataataaaatcaaaattaaaatttaaacatttcgAGTAATACAAAATGGTGAACGCGACACATTTACGTTAGTCACGTTCCTGTATCAAGACAACCCATCGCAGTATATCGACAGCATTCATGACCGCGTTCTTGCACACACCGCTGTTGCCAAACTACAAAGTCTATAGCTATAAAGTCTACGACGGCAAAGTCCCCGATATAATGCTGACTGTTCAAGTTAACGAAATACAAGACACTTGCATTAGTTACATTCCTGTCTCGGTCTGTATACAAGACGACCCATCGCAGTATATCGACAGCATTCATGACCGCGTTCTTGCACACACCGCTGTTGCGGTTTAACTACAAAGTCTATAGCTATAAAGTCTACGACGGCAAAGTCCCCGATATAATGCTGACTGTTCAAGTTAACGAAATACAAGACACTTGCATTAGTTACATTCCTGTCTCGGTCTGTATACAAGACGACCCATCGCAGTATATCGACAGCATTCATGACAGCGTTCTTGCACACATCGCCGTTGCCAAATTGCAAATTCTACATCTACAAAGTCTACGACGGCAAAGTCCCCGCTATAATGCTGACTGTTCAAATTAACGAAATACAAGACACTTACATTAGTTACATTCCTGTCTCGGTCTGTATACAAGACGACCCATCGCAGTATATCAACAGCATTCATGATCGCGTTCTAGCACACACCGCTGTTGCCAAACTGCAAAGTCTATAGCTATAAAGTCTACGACGGCAAAGTCCCCGATATAATGCTGACTGTTCAAATTAACGAAATACAAGACACTTACATTAGTTACATTCCTGTTTCGGTCTGTATACAAGACGACCCATCGCAGTATATCGACAGCATTCATGACCGCGTTCTAGCACACACCGCTGTTGCCAAACTGCAAAGTCTACAGCTACAAAGTCCTCACTGTGATGCTGAGAATTCATGTTAACGAAATACAAGACACTTACATTAGTTACATTCCTGTCTCGGTCTGTATACAAGACGACCCATCGCAGTATATCGACAGCATTCATGACCGCGTTCTTGCACACATCGAAGTTCCAGTCTGCGTTGGGCTTGCCAGGTATTTTGACGCCCCTTCCGAACTGCAAAGCTTCCGGCGGCAAAGTCCTCGCCGTGATGTTGACGGTTTCAGGAGCTATGCTGAGCCCCCAGCCTTTGAGGCGGCTCTTTGCTTTTTCGTTTTCCATAACGTTTCTGATGAActgtgagaatttttttttaataattaattttaaaacgaacTTCTGGATTTGGAaagagattttatattttttcttttcagcgACTAAACCCTGAAAATAGCCGATGGatttccactgcaggacataggccttttgtagggacttccaaatacaatCCTGCCATCCAACGAATCCCCCCGCAGCGGTGAAATTACGACTTCAAGCGAAGTCGTAATTTCACCTGGTAAGGGGTTGCCATTCcaccaccttgggactccaattGTCCAtcgccacttcaacttcgcgactcattgagctgagccggcaaagacgtatcaccaaactatttagcgttccagtacgatgtcgtgtagaaaccgaaaggggtgtggattttcatccttctaacaagttagcccgcttacatcttagattgcatcacttatcGTCAGGTAACATTGTAGtaaaggactaacttgtagaaaaaaaaacttactattCTTCTTAAACGTTATTATAGACATAAACTAAGGTGGAGGGGAAACGACCACGGTTAAGTTACTCACACTCactgtaacaacagccattagaaaagctgaggaccgAACTGTGTGGAGAGGAATCGTTGACAACGCATCGTagggactgcagtgcggacacAACCTTTAGCAATaaagaatgcgaccaagaagaagaagaagaagaagaagaagaagatgaaatTAAACTACCTTTTTGAAAGCGGCATGTCTTTGATTAGGCGTTATCCGTGTATATGTTGCGACATCCTTCATCAGTCTAAAGTTACTTCTCTGCGAATCCGTGAGTCCAGTGAGTTGGCACAGTTCCGGGACGAGGCATATCATGAAGTCCGTTTTGTGTTCATTCCCTGGCAACGTTTTGCTCTCcctaaatcaatacatataaatttaaaagggatgatacagttttttaaatctactatataaaaataagtcgggttttctttcttaacgctataactccagaacgcacgaaccgatttccacggttttgcattcgttggaaaggtctcgggctccgtgaggtttatagtaaagaaaattcaggaaaaattttaacagaaaagcgggaaaggggtagggtaggggtagggtagaggtagggtaggtgtagggttgaAGTAGGGTAGGTAATGGTATGGAAGAAGTACactaaagtcaaagcgaagcttgaccggatccgcAAGTTGTATATATaataggagtatgctaatagtaaagcaattttgtaaaagtaacagggtatctgcgatcattactttcagagctacagggatttaaagggtcagatttgcggcactgtcacggatccctgaaaaacgccccatacaaaattccacgaattaatgacgtcgtagatcaTAATGATCATGACAAATGTatgggcattcaaacaaaattactaatatctttgttatttgtgtttatagttcatgtattgaaaaatttaatctaattatataattttcatctaattgcgaTGTAAGAttgttaatagattttgaaatttaatattatttatattcttatttattttgcaaacatccagataACATTtgcatcatccctattgcttcTTATCTCTATCTTCTAAAGCAAACAGACgtggatttaaatttttactttttgatatctgtttttttatttcttttggtAAGATCTTTTCTACTTTTTGATGCCTTTTGATGTCAGCGTCTTCGACatataacatttttgtatttaatttttttaaatacattccaatacaatagaaaaattaacaaaacaaacctGGAAATCAACATTGGCTGTGTTGTATTCATAATATCAATGCCATAGTTTTTCTTGTAGTACTCAATGAAGCTAATTTTAACCATTTGACCTTTTTCGTTCTTCTCAAATGTTGACATTGGGTTCATGGTGTCGTCAATACTGTCCACACTGCAAGATAAGCATTTTAACCATATTCAATTAGGTATTTGatcaatttattttcttttttttttattctctacaagttagcccttgactacaatcacacctgatggtaagtgatgatgcaatctaagatggacgcgggctaacttgctaggagtagtatccacacacctttcggtttctacacgacatcgtaccggaacgctaaatcgcttggcggtacgttttaggtgtcggtagggtggtaactagccacggccaaagcctcccaccagccacacctggaccaattaagaaaacctcaatcagtgcagccgggcatcgaacccaggacctccgtcttgtaaatccaccgcgcataccacttatttataaaaattatatctttttaacctaaaaaaaattaatcgacCGAGAttcattactctaaaaagcgaaagtggtttgaaggtggtgccaaaaaaataaaattaactttaagagcctatttGAAGTTTGAAGCCTTAAGTTGAAGTTggttcaatatttttgtaaaaaaaaatttagttttctgTTTTTTGCGTGCCTCTTTATGACCAAATTGGTTCACTTGTTTCAGTTATTGTGATATTAACAcaaaagtactgaaccgattttcgtgaaaattaaatggccCAATCTGAAAATTGGACAAATCAATGTactctttgaaacaaaaagaaatattttcaaaattggttaataaatgatgatCTGATGATCTGATCTGAAGTAATTAagaaggtaacaaacattaaaaaaaacataggtacGCGTCTCCTccatttttttgaagttggttaaaaaataaaaaatatctcacCGAAACAGTTTCTTATTGTAAGTGGTCATAACTGAGCTGCCAACCAAAATCATGTTAAGGGCGTTCTTCCAATTCGCGCCCTCCGCATGTAGAGTTTCATTTATAAGTGACAGCACGCTCTGTGTTCGGAGCACCCTGTGTGTGGAGTCCAGGGTCAGCATGAGACCTCCTTCATATTCATCCACGGCTgttacataactgaaaaaaaaataatgagtgAATTCAAATTTCTTTTTTCTCTCAACTagacgggaaagactgtgttaggagcgggtacgacaatagaccaatgaggtggggatcaaaccaccactgATGAGTCCGACCGATCTTACCGTTGGTTCtttgctgagctcaagtcactcattctgagaggagactcgaggccaatagtccaccacgctggcccaatgcggattggcagacttcacacacgcaaagaattaacaaaattctctggtattcaggttacTTCTGTTTTACCCTTTTGgtatagaaccataaaatgacATTACCCCGGCCACACTTCCAGCTTGTGCTGTGGTATCTGAACGGCCAGATGTTCGCTGAAGTGTTGCCGTCCAAAGCGAACCAGCTCGAGGTCTCGCATTATGTGCTTGAACAGGATGTTGTAGATGTGGATCATCTCACTTAGATGCCGAGTGCGACGGAATGTTATCTGCAATAGAGAAAAAACTatttaacagtttttattaatatgaaataGGCTCAATCTttactaaaatctcacctgtgGCGCAAACATGCGAcaaacgagataatctcgtggaGAACATTTCGGGCAGGGGAGATGAGTGTTGTTCCATTTTATAAAGATCCCTTAAACCTATAAccaaagtcacaagtcctgggacctcaaggtgtttcctctaccacacaatgatggtacaatcacgcACACGATGTCGCCGTCTACCCGTCCCGtcacataatataatatcataaacTAAGGCCAacttttttatctaaataaacaacaaaacagTACTCACTTTCAAATTCACTTTACTCTGGTCAAAGGGGTTCGTGGACACCAGATTAAGCGCTTCATCAGGCAATGCGTGAGGCACGTAAAGTGTTGTTCCGTCAAACGTTTTCTCTTTG
This window of the Bicyclus anynana chromosome 19, ilBicAnyn1.1, whole genome shotgun sequence genome carries:
- the LOC112045004 gene encoding piwi-like protein Ago3, which gives rise to MADPGKGRGRGLALLQALKSQLGESPPSSQETTPQPTPGPSVASSSVGSSVPLGGRGRMAAMLLSQMPKPGIEFVAASDVSPSPSTVSSGRGRVLKFMETLKAGVQAQPSAASAGDVGSLTQQMAHSTISTDTTTTLAKKNKEYSEVKKTPPVVMKGETGTPCDVTANFIYLNFEENNVFEYNVAYEPEQDYRHLRFKLLNEHSHFFKEKTFDGTTLYVPHALPDEALNLVSTNPFDQSKVNLKITFRRTRHLSEMIHIYNILFKHIMRDLELVRFGRQHFSEHLAVQIPQHKLEVWPGYVTAVDEYEGGLMLTLDSTHRVLRTQSVLSLINETLHAEGANWKNALNMILVGSSVMTTYNKKLFRVDSIDDTMNPMSTFEKNEKGQMVKISFIEYYKKNYGIDIMNTTQPMLISRESKTLPGNEHKTDFMICLVPELCQLTGLTDSQRSNFRLMKDVATYTRITPNQRHAAFKKFIRNVMENEKAKSRLKGWGLSIAPETVNITARTLPPEALQFGRGVKIPGKPNADWNFDVCKNAVMNAVDILRWVVLYTDRDRNVTNDFVETLKRCSGPMGITVSKPDLVRLPNDRPETYIAALKKHITSQLQLVVAISPSQRDDRYAAIKRICCAENPIPSQVINARTLSNSQKIRSITQKILLQMNCKLGGTLWHISIPCKNTMVVGIDSYHEGQMKKNSVFAFVASYNMSMTNWYSKVMFQEKGQEIGDCAKFCVVEALKHYLRVNGVLPQRIIIYRDGVGDGQLKQLKEYEIRQMQIEISSFGESYKPNITYIVVQKRINTRIFLRQGPEYANPDPGTVVDHLITRRDWYDFLIVSQKVNQGTVTPTHYVVVHDESGMTPDQCQRLTYKLCHLYYNWPGTVRVPAPCQYAHKLAYLVGESMRVMPSPHLEDKLFFL